The Aspergillus luchuensis IFO 4308 DNA, chromosome 6, nearly complete sequence genome segment TCCCCCAGACCCTCCAAGGATGCTTCAATCCCCACCCGCCCGACCTGAGACAGATGAGTCCGACCAGGAAAGCCACTTTATAGGCATTTATTTCAACGAATTTCACCCCCGTTGGCCTTTTGTTCATAAAGGTTCGTTCGGTGATCATGAGGCACCATTGCTTGTCAAGTCAATGCTTGTCCTTGGTCTGTGGATGAGTAAACAACGGAAATACCAATCGAAAGCCATTGACCTGCATAATGTCTTGGGCTCAGCCATACGTCAGCAGACTGTATGTACGCAAATTTCCCCTGAACCTAGTTCTGTTCGCTAATGAGGGAGACTGCAGGACGCATGGGATGCCTCGATAGCAGATGCAAGTAGTACCTGCAAATGGCCTATCTCGACATATCAGGCTATATTGCTCCACATAATATTTGCGGGTCTATATAGGGGCGGTGGGGAGCTCGACCTTGACCTGAAGCCTTCTCTTGCCCCAGCAGATGCCGATCTCCTAGAAAGGCTGGTCATAAGCTGCAAGAAGTTAGGAATGTTTTACTACCCAAATATATTGGAACATTATGCCAACAATATAGTGCCTGGATTTTCATGGGTGAGTATTGAGGACGTTAAGAGATTCAATTTGGCTTTATTCAGAGTCTGCAGGGCATTCGGGTTCTTGGACACAAAGGAGGGTATAAATATAACGGGGAAAATAAGTGGGACGCTCCATGCATGCGACTTGCAATTTCCACCACTCAAGAATACTCTATTATGGAAAGCTGTAACCAAAGATGAGTGGGAATCTGCTGCTACAGCGGATATGGACCGCCATAGCATAGACGATCCTCTGCCGCAGGAATGGATCTCAAACTCGGCAGACGTCGTGGAACTTGTTGTCACTGGATTTCCCCTGGATTAGGTTGGTATCTTGGGTAGAAATGTTAAAGATCGCATAATAAATGGTGGAGATAATAGAAGACGGCGTTCAAGCTTGCCAGGACTATAACTGTCCCAGAACTTTGTTTACGAAGACTATCCTAGTATCGTAACCAGGAAAAGCATCGGTCGCAATTCATTAGGCCCCTGCTATATTGGATTTGAGgagcatcttcttcatgaaTCAGACGACAAGAATGCTATTCGACTAGTTCGCACTAATTTGTTCAAGGCGGAATATGACGGGGAGTCCGACTGTACACTATCTCGACCAGTCACTAAGGCGGTTCAAAAGACAACGCCCGACGCTGCTTCAGCCACAAACCACAACAACTATTACAATGTCCTGGAAGAATCCACTGCAAGGCTGTCCCAAGCATCGACCGCATCTATTTAAATACAATTCATGGTTTTTCTCAACCGAAGGGAACCAAGAGAAGATTGAGTACTATAATCGTCCCGCAAGCATCTGCTTTGCCCAAAACCAACACAAAGGCGCCTCTGCCAAAATCCGTCATCGCTGTTCGTCAGTCAATCCTCCAACAATCTACTTCTCGTGATCCGTGTTCTCGAAGTAGTATGATCAACCCATTTCTTCAGTCCAATTGAGTCGTATTGAATAAACGATTGCCGGTGTCAGTAGTTCCCTTTCCAGTGTACTTGTTCTTTGACACCCGAAGAGCGATAATGGTAACCTCCATTGAACGTGCGACAGCACGAATAGGACTGTTGCCTTTGAGGGCCTGGTCCTGCACGACGCCAGCAACTACAATGACACAAATAGCATCATTAATCTGTCTAATATGTTGCAAGAACTCCACGATGGACTTGCCACTGTTGATAACAGAGTCGACCAAGATCACAGTGACGATGCCCTCGAgattctccctcttcacGTCGTGGGGGAACTTGGCGTGCAGGAGCTGGGCAGTTGGGAAGACCTCGTTAACACCGTTTGCCATGGGCAGCCCACCGCGCATCAGCGGCACGATCAACGTCTGGCCTTCGTTGAGAAGCCGGTATCCGTCGATTGATTTGTTTTGAGGGTGGCGTACGGGGAACGTTTCAAGTCCGATGATCTCTGCCAGGTATTTTGTGGACAAATAGTGAGCAGCCTTCTTATGAGCATCCTGGAGGGCCGGCCCGCGGATGGCGTCGTCTCTCATAGGAGTACTCAACAACTTAGAAGCGTTATCATCGGTCGCGTGGTAGAATCGAAACCAGTGGCGGAAGATCGAGCTTTGGATATTTTCGTCTTCTAAATGGATCACAGGGAGTATGTTCAAGTCAAGTCGTGGTTTCAGAGTATTGTAGGGCAGCAAGGCCTGCCTAGCCTGCAGCCCATCATTGAGGATAGCATCACGTAAAGCGCCATCCATGCTCTTGCTTCGCGTTTGTTCTTTACCCACCACGACAACCGCTTTGTCTGCAGCCAACATCATCGGCAAGTCAATAGGGCTGTCCCCGATCGCCCAGGTGTGGGCTCCATGGACTGTTTGGGCACGAACAATTAAACTTCGCTTCACCTCAGGGGTAACCACCAATCCGTCGTCGATACGGCCACCACCGATGACTTTAACGACATTAGCGAGCCCTTCTCTCTCAATGACTTTCTTCCAGACCAGACGCAGGCCGCTGGTGACGATAACGAGACAAACGTGTTTGTGTTCGACCGCCTCTTTGAGAAGCAGGGAAATCTGGGGATAGAGATTGATTTCACTTGCAATATCGTCGCAAATAGAAGAGAAGTCATCATCGCAGACCTGATCTTCATAGTACATCATAGCCTGTCTGAACGCGGCATACGAATACCCCATCTTGTTGAAGAGCCGTCTTAGAGGATTATGGACGCCCTTGAGATCTTCCAACATCGTCCAGAAGGTTTCGCTGGTGTCGTCTTCCGAGAGCGTCTTGTCTGCATCAACAAACAGGACGGTCTGAACGTTGTCGCTATGGTTCGAGAGAATCTTGTCCAAACGTTCATTGGCAACAGCCATGTTATATTCCTCATCGTGACATTCAATGTCACGAATGAAGGTCGACAGCTTACAGCTCAAACCGGACCAAACATGAGCAAACATAATGTTTTTGTCCAggcaaagagaagagagctCTTTTATCTCGTAATCTTGCCACTCGCACAAACGACTCTCCGACACACTTGGTCGTAATCTCTCGGTATCCTTTTTTCGTTGTTCGGTAATCATATGCACCGGAGTATTGAGGTACAAAATATGAGTGAAGGTATCCAAGTCATCCTCAGTGATGACCTTCATGGGGTGGTCACGTCTTTCGTCGTCCCAAAAGCTGAGGTGGCCGGTAACAATCCCAACTTTCCTGGTCTCACTGCAAGTTGACTTGATCTTCTGAACAGCCCGCTTGCGATACTCGGCTTTCTCAGACTCGTCGAGCTTCTTAAATGCATCCAGCCCGCCGGTAATTACAGAGGCAATGACCTCGGATCCTtcaaaaaaggcaaaaagcTCCTCACCAAGCTGCTGGTTCAGTTTGTTCATTAGAAAGGTCTTGCCAGCCCCCGGCACCCCGTAAAGTCCGATGACCTTGGGGGCGGCCACCGGGGGACACACGGGTGCCACGGTAGGGCACCTCTCGTCTTCCGGCGAGGTGGGCATCTGCATTTTCGAATGAGATATAATGGAAACAGTCTAAAGCTGAAGGGAAGTAGAGACGAAGGGGGGTATGGTCGGATCTGGATAAAGGGCTATAGATAAGAAGAATTGTATGGTGTACCAATAACCtgtgaaaataaaatttcaCGCCTCAGGTCGTGAGAGGTACCAGTAGAAGGACAAAACTAAATTTGGGGTGCTGGGGGATTTTATAGGCAAGGGTATCGTCGGTGCCTAGGTTCACTCAACGACAAATCCTTTTCATTAACAGTCTCGGCGCTGGAAATTTCTGGCTCGTTGAATATAGGGGCTCCGGGTCATTCCACGAAGCTACAGTTGACTGTTGCATTGTTGTCATGATTGAACTGTGAATGGAGTCATCAGTGTTTTCAGTACGGTACCTCCCATAGTCAAGTCAATTGACTTCTATAGATGCTTTTAGCAGATGTAGTGCTCTTATGCCAATGTTCTGTATATAGAGCACCACATATTGGGCCCGGCCCCTTTTCCCTGCATAATATGGAGCACCTTTATATAGTATCCTGATATGTGTGTAATTCTTCTGAACGCCGCATCACAAGAGACAAACAAACATAATGCTCTTATGTTGTTGTTATGTATATAGAGGGACACAATGGGGTCCAAAAGCTTTTTCCGAGCACAAAGTTGGGGGTTTTATATATCCAGATATACTTGCAATTCGTCTGGAGGTCGCACCACAAGGAACAAGTATGACAAAGACTACCATCGCATGGCAAGGATACAAATAGTCAGCCCTGACAATTAATCTTTGTCATTTCTATTTCGCGTCAAATTTCTGGGCCAAATTATTGATTTTCAAGCAGCTAGAAATCTCAGTCAGTATGGATCACAATAGCTTCACCATAGGAGTAGTATATCACTCACCACACTATCCAACCCCGACACAAACATAGATCAGGGAAAAACTGGCAATGcccataataataatcttccAACTCTACCGAATTTCGCCTTATCTATGCCATGTCTGTCTGCAACTTCATCCAATTTCGTCCCCTTCCTCGGATTCACCACCTCTCTAACGCCCCTCCAGTCGTTCTTTCCGGCGAAATACGCAGCCACGCGATAGAAATACCATCGCGATGTGAACTTGCCCAGCATATAGGTACTGGCTAATGCGTTATACGTCCGCGACCAAGCAGGGCGAAAAGGGATAGGAAATCCATCATGTTCGGCGCGAGATATTGTGAATAGGACGTCCGAGGTCTCGCTTAGTCGGGCCAGGGGTGTAGTTGCCTTGCGCCACTCGGAAAGCTCTTCGCTGAGACGACTTTTGTGCCAGGTAATGTTGGATTGGCGGGGGAGGTTAAGGAATGTATGCCATTTTTGGCGTAATTTGCTTGACATTCTGGTCTTGTCGCACTTATGGTTCTCATGAAAAAGTCGAGGATGAGAGATGGGTAGCGGAATGGTGTTTGGAATGAAAAGAGTGTCTTTGGTATGGAGTGCTATGGCTTATAATACCTGGATGATG includes the following:
- a CDS encoding uncharacterized protein (COG:S;~EggNog:ENOG410PPXM), yielding MSSKLRQKWHTFLNLPRQSNITWHKSRLSEELSEWRKATTPLARLSETSDVLFTISRAEHDGFPIPFRPAWSRTYNALASTYMLGKFTSRWYFYRVAAYFAGKNDWRGVREVVNPRKGTKLDEVADRHGIDKAKFGRVGRLLLWALPVFP
- a CDS encoding Zn(II)2Cys6 transcription factor (COG:K;~EggNog:ENOG410PZMI;~InterPro:IPR036864,IPR036236,IPR013087,IPR001138;~PFAM:PF00172;~go_function: GO:0000981 - DNA-binding transcription factor activity, RNA polymerase II-specific [Evidence IEA];~go_function: GO:0008270 - zinc ion binding [Evidence IEA];~go_process: GO:0006355 - regulation of transcription, DNA-templated [Evidence IEA]); protein product: MPPKTYWCQVPHCKASYQRKEHLRRHEAQHTQQQLRQCPACTQKFRRSDTFRRHMQNIHGVNDMPDIKHACAHCRKQKSRCQGGPPCNNCLRRGIHCSLERRPETPPVDPPDPPRMLQSPPARPETDESDQESHFIGIYFNEFHPRWPFVHKGSFGDHEAPLLVKSMLVLGLWMSKQRKYQSKAIDLHNVLGSAIRQQTDAWDASIADASSTCKWPISTYQAILLHIIFAGLYRGGGELDLDLKPSLAPADADLLERLVISCKKLGMFYYPNILEHYANNIVPGFSWVSIEDVKRFNLALFRVCRAFGFLDTKEGINITGKISGTLHACDLQFPPLKNTLLWKAVTKDEWESAATADMDRHSIDDPLPQEWISNSADVVELVVTGFPLD
- a CDS encoding uncharacterized protein (COG:S;~EggNog:ENOG410PHAM;~InterPro:IPR029057,IPR000836,IPR027417,IPR036412, IPR023214;~PFAM:PF12710,PF14681,PF13207;~go_process: GO:0009116 - nucleoside metabolic process [Evidence IEA]); protein product: MQMPTSPEDERCPTVAPVCPPVAAPKVIGLYGVPGAGKTFLMNKLNQQLGEELFAFFEGSEVIASVITGGLDAFKKLDESEKAEYRKRAVQKIKSTCSETRKVGIVTGHLSFWDDERRDHPMKVITEDDLDTFTHILYLNTPVHMITEQRKKDTERLRPSVSESRLCEWQDYEIKELSSLCLDKNIMFAHVWSGLSCKLSTFIRDIECHDEEYNMAVANERLDKILSNHSDNVQTVLFVDADKTLSEDDTSETFWTMLEDLKGVHNPLRRLFNKMGYSYAAFRQAMMYYEDQVCDDDFSSICDDIASEINLYPQISLLLKEAVEHKHVCLVIVTSGLRLVWKKVIEREGLANVVKVIGGGRIDDGLVVTPEVKRSLIVRAQTVHGAHTWAIGDSPIDLPMMLAADKAVVVVGKEQTRSKSMDGALRDAILNDGLQARQALLPYNTLKPRLDLNILPVIHLEDENIQSSIFRHWFRFYHATDDNASKLLSTPMRDDAIRGPALQDAHKKAAHYLSTKYLAEIIGLETFPVRHPQNKSIDGYRLLNEGQTLIVPLMRGGLPMANGVNEVFPTAQLLHAKFPHDVKRENLEGIVTVILVDSVINSGKSIVEFLQHIRQINDAICVIVVAGVVQDQALKGNSPIRAVARSMEVTIIALRVSKNKYTGKGTTDTGNRLFNTTQLD